One segment of Hippopotamus amphibius kiboko isolate mHipAmp2 chromosome 2, mHipAmp2.hap2, whole genome shotgun sequence DNA contains the following:
- the TIPIN gene encoding TIMELESS-interacting protein isoform X1, whose product MEKISIPLKTVKGVWNKPLLKKIKRFWEDGIMKLPENWQKVVEQNEEKMLEPQENGLIDLPDYEHVEDETFPPFPPPPSLEREDGEGAEPEEGRGAPVPVPPKRTVKRNIPKLNAERLISERGLPALRHVFDKAKFKGKGHEAEDLKTLIRHMEHWAHRLFPKLQFEDFIDRVEYLGNKKEVQTCLKRIRLDVPILHEDFVSNNDEVGETNGHDVTVTELDPFLTNSSESAKSTSESSRSLTEEQQQRIERNKQLALERRQAKLLSNSQSPGNDLLMNTPSTQTPEEGGTGEEQKEEDSDGFNRDLLDNPCNGADASAVNEEEELKTENMQPDQSFQSVH is encoded by the exons atggaaaaaatttcaattcccttgAAGACTGTAAAAGGCGTCTGGAACAAgcctttgctcaaaaagataaaaagattttgggaagatggaattatgaagttgcctgaaaattggcagaaggtagtggaacaaaacg aggaaAAGATGCTAGAACCACAGGAGAATGGCTTGATTGACCTACCAGATTATGAGCATGTGGAAGACGAAACTTTTCCTCCGTTCCCACCTCCACCTTCTCTAGAGAGAGAAGATGGTGAAGGAGCTGAACCTGAAGAAG GGAGAGGAGCACCTGTTCCTGTACCTCCAAAGAGAACAGTTAAAAGGAATATACCCAAGCTGAATGCTGAGAG ATTAATTTCAGAGAGAGGGCTTCCAGCATTAAGGCATGTGTTTGATAAAGCAAAATTCAAAGGTAAAGGTCATGAG GCTGAGGACTTGAAGACACTAATCAGACACATGGAGCACTGGGCGCATAGGTTATTCCCTAAACTGCAATTTGAAGATTTTATTGACAGAGTTGAATATCtgggaaataaaaaggaagttcAG aCCTGTTTAAAACGAATTCGACTTGATGTCCCTATCTTACATGAAGATTTTGTTAGCAATAATG ATGAAGTAGGGGAAACTAATGGCCACGATGTAACTGTTACCGAATTAGATCCCTTTCTGACAAACTCATCTGAAAGTGCAAAGTCTACTTCTGAGTCAAGTAGAAGCCTAacagaagaacaacaacaaagaattgAGAGAAATAAACAACTGGCCTTGGAAAGAAGACAGGCAAAGCTACTGAGTAACAGCCAGTCCCCaggaaatg ACTTGTTAATGAACACCCCCAGTACACAGACACCTGAAGAGGGTGGTACAGGTGAGGAGCAAAAGGAGGAAGACTCAGATGGATTTAACAGAGACCTTCTAGACAATCCATGTAACGGTGCTGATGCCAGTGCTGTGAATGAAGAGGAGGAGTTAAAAACAGAGAACATGCAACCGGACCAGTCCTTCCAAAGTGTACACTAG
- the TIPIN gene encoding TIMELESS-interacting protein isoform X3 gives MLEPQENGLIDLPDYEHVEDETFPPFPPPPSLEREDGEGAEPEEGRGAPVPVPPKRTVKRNIPKLNAERLISERGLPALRHVFDKAKFKGKGHEAEDLKTLIRHMEHWAHRLFPKLQFEDFIDRVEYLGNKKEVQTCLKRIRLDVPILHEDFVSNNDEVGETNGHDVTVTELDPFLTNSSESAKSTSESSRSLTEEQQQRIERNKQLALERRQAKLLSNSQSPGNDLLMNTPSTQTPEEGGTGEEQKEEDSDGFNRDLLDNPCNGADASAVNEEEELKTENMQPDQSFQSVH, from the exons ATGCTAGAACCACAGGAGAATGGCTTGATTGACCTACCAGATTATGAGCATGTGGAAGACGAAACTTTTCCTCCGTTCCCACCTCCACCTTCTCTAGAGAGAGAAGATGGTGAAGGAGCTGAACCTGAAGAAG GGAGAGGAGCACCTGTTCCTGTACCTCCAAAGAGAACAGTTAAAAGGAATATACCCAAGCTGAATGCTGAGAG ATTAATTTCAGAGAGAGGGCTTCCAGCATTAAGGCATGTGTTTGATAAAGCAAAATTCAAAGGTAAAGGTCATGAG GCTGAGGACTTGAAGACACTAATCAGACACATGGAGCACTGGGCGCATAGGTTATTCCCTAAACTGCAATTTGAAGATTTTATTGACAGAGTTGAATATCtgggaaataaaaaggaagttcAG aCCTGTTTAAAACGAATTCGACTTGATGTCCCTATCTTACATGAAGATTTTGTTAGCAATAATG ATGAAGTAGGGGAAACTAATGGCCACGATGTAACTGTTACCGAATTAGATCCCTTTCTGACAAACTCATCTGAAAGTGCAAAGTCTACTTCTGAGTCAAGTAGAAGCCTAacagaagaacaacaacaaagaattgAGAGAAATAAACAACTGGCCTTGGAAAGAAGACAGGCAAAGCTACTGAGTAACAGCCAGTCCCCaggaaatg ACTTGTTAATGAACACCCCCAGTACACAGACACCTGAAGAGGGTGGTACAGGTGAGGAGCAAAAGGAGGAAGACTCAGATGGATTTAACAGAGACCTTCTAGACAATCCATGTAACGGTGCTGATGCCAGTGCTGTGAATGAAGAGGAGGAGTTAAAAACAGAGAACATGCAACCGGACCAGTCCTTCCAAAGTGTACACTAG
- the TIPIN gene encoding TIMELESS-interacting protein isoform X2, translating to MSRKGGEPEEKMLEPQENGLIDLPDYEHVEDETFPPFPPPPSLEREDGEGAEPEEGRGAPVPVPPKRTVKRNIPKLNAERLISERGLPALRHVFDKAKFKGKGHEAEDLKTLIRHMEHWAHRLFPKLQFEDFIDRVEYLGNKKEVQTCLKRIRLDVPILHEDFVSNNDEVGETNGHDVTVTELDPFLTNSSESAKSTSESSRSLTEEQQQRIERNKQLALERRQAKLLSNSQSPGNDLLMNTPSTQTPEEGGTGEEQKEEDSDGFNRDLLDNPCNGADASAVNEEEELKTENMQPDQSFQSVH from the exons ATgtccaggaagggaggagagccAG aggaaAAGATGCTAGAACCACAGGAGAATGGCTTGATTGACCTACCAGATTATGAGCATGTGGAAGACGAAACTTTTCCTCCGTTCCCACCTCCACCTTCTCTAGAGAGAGAAGATGGTGAAGGAGCTGAACCTGAAGAAG GGAGAGGAGCACCTGTTCCTGTACCTCCAAAGAGAACAGTTAAAAGGAATATACCCAAGCTGAATGCTGAGAG ATTAATTTCAGAGAGAGGGCTTCCAGCATTAAGGCATGTGTTTGATAAAGCAAAATTCAAAGGTAAAGGTCATGAG GCTGAGGACTTGAAGACACTAATCAGACACATGGAGCACTGGGCGCATAGGTTATTCCCTAAACTGCAATTTGAAGATTTTATTGACAGAGTTGAATATCtgggaaataaaaaggaagttcAG aCCTGTTTAAAACGAATTCGACTTGATGTCCCTATCTTACATGAAGATTTTGTTAGCAATAATG ATGAAGTAGGGGAAACTAATGGCCACGATGTAACTGTTACCGAATTAGATCCCTTTCTGACAAACTCATCTGAAAGTGCAAAGTCTACTTCTGAGTCAAGTAGAAGCCTAacagaagaacaacaacaaagaattgAGAGAAATAAACAACTGGCCTTGGAAAGAAGACAGGCAAAGCTACTGAGTAACAGCCAGTCCCCaggaaatg ACTTGTTAATGAACACCCCCAGTACACAGACACCTGAAGAGGGTGGTACAGGTGAGGAGCAAAAGGAGGAAGACTCAGATGGATTTAACAGAGACCTTCTAGACAATCCATGTAACGGTGCTGATGCCAGTGCTGTGAATGAAGAGGAGGAGTTAAAAACAGAGAACATGCAACCGGACCAGTCCTTCCAAAGTGTACACTAG